From the genome of Asterias rubens chromosome 13, eAstRub1.3, whole genome shotgun sequence:
CAAGTGGAGACAGCAAATTTAATCAAACCATCAAGTAAAATGCGGGGGGGAACTTTGAGTACCATTTGGAAGAGactttgtcattaattttattttaatactaCATATTTATGCGGACTGGAAAACATCATGCAAGACCATTATAAAATAGACAACATTGAGACAGCAAACCAATTAATTCATCAACAAAATGAGAGAAGGGACATTTTCAGTTCCATTTGAATGGAGATTTCGTCTTTTCTTCTAAAACAGCATATTTCTGCTAACTGAAAAAAACTTACGCCTTTATGCCTACATTATTATCGGAAAATATCCATGTACTGCAAAATGTGCTTTATCAGCTTAAGACCATCACGTAGACCTGTTTGACTCAGACTGTCTATATGCTTATTTCTGTCACAGAATGACAACCCATGTCAAATCACTGCAGTTAAAAAATGCGTGGGCATGATGTgtatttgaataattaccacTTCCTTGTCATTTACCTAGCCATTGAGCACTTACATATCCCCAaagttagacttgactcaagtcccattCCCGTGCCATCgacagaaaactattgttttgtgatgctctctGCATTTCCCAACCTGCTTTCTCGTTGGCGCAATATGCAAAATGGATCTCTCACACGAACGGaacttgaatcaagactaccCCCAAAGTGTGGACTAGGTTCATGTATTGTTGCTACGCAATGGCACTGAGCTTTGTACTGCGTTGCGATTGGTCACTGCATTAGGGCAGAATGCGCCAATCAGAGAGTGCGATATCAAGCCATCCATCTCTCATGGGGAGTATTACATGCACGGTGTCTTGTATAGTTTCATTAAAGGACTAGAACATAATCCGCACAAGCTCGATCACTCCGTCCATACGTAGCAATCTTAAACCAATTTTGTCCGCGTAAAGTTTCACATCTTTCTTTCTCACACGTACACCAAAGGGTGAGCTATGTTTTATTGTGTGACTCTACTTTCAACTTGAGCAGTGACATCGACAGTTTCGCACCCTATACCATGGAGTGACaagaaataatacaaacatGGGTCAAGACGTCTTCGGCAAGTGAGTTTTATCAGAAATTGTGGCAATAATTATAGTTGCTATATCATGATCAATTTGTTTGTGGCTGGACATTTTTAACTGATTGCTCTAACATGCTGCGGTGAGCTAACGTGAAAATTTTCAGAGTGGCGGTCTTTGGCAGTGTTTTCTAACACTTTCTTAGGAACAGAATCGTCGCACAGTCGACTTTTGTGTGAGAAAATGGAGCCCAACATCACCACTTTGAGTTTTTCGAACACTTCGCTCGCTACCATGACCCCAAGTGTGGAATTGTTCAAACAAGGTGAGATCCTGCTACCAATTATTCGTGGTACCTTTGGTGGGATCGGAATAATTGGTAACCTGTTAGTTTGCATCGTGGTGGCGCGCCTGTGGAGCACCAATAAACGCAACACGACCAATACCCTGATCGCAAATCAAGCTCTGATTGACTTATGTGCTTCGATCCTCCTTGTGGGCCTGACCATTACGGAACTCGCTGAAGTATCTCCTCCTGAAAACTACTTCTTCGGGCAGATTTTCTGTAAGTTCTGGTCTTCAAGATTCTGTCTATTCGCAGCGTTTGCGGCGTCCACGTTCAACCTGACTGAGATATCAATGGAACGCTATCTAGCCGTCATTCATCCTAtttattactccatgaaattcGCAAACACAACCATCGCTAAAATATTGCCAATGATACCATGGCTACTTGGACCTTTGATGCAGTTCGTCGTTGCGATGTTGAGATACGATTTCATTCCGGAAACCACGCCGAAATCTTGCACATATGAGTCCAAACGCTACACCGATGCAATGGAGAAGATCTTTGGCATCATGGTTTTCCTTTGGGACTACTGCATCCCAGTGTCCATCATGACGTTCGCCTTCGTCAAAATAGTCATCAAATTCAAGCAGCAGAATTTGAAAGTTGCTTTGAGGCAGCCACTCCGCCCGCCCCAAGGGTCAACTGTCCCAACGATCTCCACTATGAAAGCTCATCACAACTCGGTCACCGAAGTCGACCCACAAATCATGAATGCTGAAAACTCCTTAGCAGCGGCCGAAATAAACGAGC
Proteins encoded in this window:
- the LOC117298804 gene encoding galanin receptor type 2-like → MEPNITTLSFSNTSLATMTPSVELFKQGEILLPIIRGTFGGIGIIGNLLVCIVVARLWSTNKRNTTNTLIANQALIDLCASILLVGLTITELAEVSPPENYFFGQIFCKFWSSRFCLFAAFAASTFNLTEISMERYLAVIHPIYYSMKFANTTIAKILPMIPWLLGPLMQFVVAMLRYDFIPETTPKSCTYESKRYTDAMEKIFGIMVFLWDYCIPVSIMTFAFVKIVIKFKQQNLKVALRQPLRPPQGSTVPTISTMKAHHNSVTEVDPQIMNAENSLAAAEINEPSSSNQPARTQGQKSSSNIQRKNVTKTLFIVYVVYVICWSPDQWAFLQYNLGGELDFGSTFTNFAILIAQLNSCVNPFIYGLQYRQYRQGLIKLFKCQR